The following proteins are co-located in the Pedobacter sp. FW305-3-2-15-E-R2A2 genome:
- the ccsA gene encoding cytochrome c biogenesis protein CcsA → MDIQFIGENLLPGKIGQFFIVLAFAASLLSAIAYFFAAKNKDLGDRSWTRLGRISFLINWVSILGIGITLFYLILNHNNEYYYVYSHSSKALPVYYIVSAFWEGQEGSFWLWAFWQALLGAILIWKAKTWENGVMTIVAFSQVFLTSMLLGVQIFGERIGSSPFILLREAVNLKEMAPVVFADAENYKNYLKFITDGRGLNPLLQNYWMVIHPPTLFLGFASMIVPFAYAVTGLWQRKYKEWVKPAMPWALFAVMILGTGIIMGSFWAYEALNFGGFWAWDPVENASIIPWLTLIAGVHVMIAFKNTGHSFFTAIILVIISFVLVLYASFLTRSGILGETSVHSFTDLGMFGHLVLYNVVFLALPVYLLVSRWKELPITNKDEETYSREFWMFIGALVVTVACIQVIFSTSVPVFNAAFGTKFAPPIDAIKYYNQWQAPFAILVTFISGFSQFMKYKRTDTRKFYSSLIASILFAVVITAGFVYLTNIYTNLMYILLTFSCVFAILANARILGQAFGGKRKLVGAAVAHMGFALLLVGALVAAATNKPISLNATNFIPVKDFEKAEKPGENIVLYKNEPKKMGRYMVTYTRDTTVAPNTIFTLNFKVYDEETGKLKEDFELNPHVQANEKMGLIASPDTKHYLTYDVYTHITSAPDKKQTRGDHEETNPEENYKAPRIVKVSTGDTLHTSSGIITVKGLNNQPKAKSLALAPGDLAVGLPLEVVVNGKTYKTEPIFLVKGNNTFDFARNIDELGLRFRFTKVLPDQQKVELQVFEKPQQAKDWVVFKAIEFPYINLYWAGTIVMVIGFLLSILRRQKEVKSV, encoded by the coding sequence ATGGATATACAATTTATTGGAGAGAACCTCCTGCCCGGTAAAATCGGCCAATTCTTTATTGTTTTAGCGTTTGCCGCTTCTTTACTCTCAGCGATAGCCTATTTTTTCGCTGCAAAGAATAAAGACCTTGGAGATCGATCATGGACCCGCTTAGGACGGATTTCATTCTTAATAAACTGGGTAAGTATCCTGGGCATAGGGATCACCTTATTTTATCTCATCCTAAATCATAATAACGAATATTATTACGTTTATTCTCACTCTTCCAAAGCCCTTCCGGTTTATTATATCGTTTCTGCTTTTTGGGAAGGACAGGAGGGTAGTTTCTGGCTATGGGCGTTCTGGCAAGCTTTGCTCGGTGCGATTTTAATCTGGAAAGCCAAAACCTGGGAAAACGGAGTAATGACGATTGTTGCTTTCTCACAGGTCTTCCTGACTTCTATGTTGCTGGGGGTACAAATCTTTGGTGAAAGAATCGGAAGCTCCCCTTTTATCCTACTGAGGGAAGCTGTAAACCTTAAAGAAATGGCTCCGGTAGTATTTGCGGATGCTGAAAACTATAAAAACTACCTGAAATTCATTACGGATGGACGTGGTTTGAATCCTTTGTTGCAAAACTATTGGATGGTGATCCATCCGCCAACCCTATTCCTTGGATTTGCGAGTATGATCGTTCCATTTGCATACGCAGTAACTGGTTTATGGCAAAGGAAATATAAAGAATGGGTTAAACCAGCGATGCCATGGGCACTATTCGCGGTGATGATATTGGGAACGGGAATTATTATGGGCTCGTTCTGGGCTTATGAAGCGCTGAATTTCGGTGGCTTCTGGGCATGGGACCCGGTAGAAAATGCATCCATCATTCCATGGCTTACCCTGATTGCAGGTGTCCATGTCATGATCGCCTTCAAAAATACAGGACATTCCTTCTTTACAGCCATTATTTTAGTGATCATCAGTTTTGTACTGGTATTATACGCTTCCTTCCTGACGAGAAGCGGTATTCTTGGAGAAACTTCGGTGCACTCTTTCACAGATCTTGGGATGTTTGGTCACCTGGTCTTATACAATGTGGTATTTCTGGCCTTACCGGTATACCTGTTGGTCTCGAGATGGAAAGAATTGCCAATTACCAATAAAGACGAAGAAACTTATTCCAGAGAATTCTGGATGTTTATCGGTGCGTTAGTGGTTACAGTAGCCTGTATCCAGGTGATCTTCTCTACTTCAGTACCGGTATTCAATGCTGCATTCGGAACTAAATTTGCTCCTCCGATTGATGCGATCAAATATTATAACCAATGGCAGGCACCTTTTGCTATCCTGGTTACATTTATCTCCGGTTTCTCTCAGTTCATGAAATACAAGAGAACGGATACCCGTAAATTTTACAGCAGTCTGATTGCTTCTATTCTATTTGCAGTGGTCATTACCGCAGGCTTTGTTTACCTGACGAATATCTATACCAATTTAATGTATATCCTGCTGACCTTCAGTTGTGTGTTCGCCATCCTTGCCAATGCAAGAATCCTCGGACAAGCATTCGGCGGGAAACGTAAACTGGTAGGCGCGGCAGTAGCACACATGGGATTTGCTTTATTATTGGTTGGCGCGTTGGTTGCCGCCGCAACGAATAAGCCGATCTCCCTGAACGCAACGAACTTCATTCCGGTGAAGGATTTTGAAAAGGCAGAGAAACCTGGTGAAAACATCGTACTTTACAAAAACGAGCCTAAGAAAATGGGCAGGTATATGGTTACTTATACCAGAGATACGACCGTTGCTCCAAATACGATCTTTACCTTAAACTTTAAGGTTTATGATGAGGAAACGGGTAAACTGAAAGAAGATTTTGAATTGAACCCTCATGTTCAGGCGAATGAGAAAATGGGCTTAATCGCTTCCCCGGATACCAAACATTACCTTACTTATGATGTATATACGCACATCACGAGTGCGCCGGATAAAAAACAAACCCGCGGGGATCATGAAGAAACCAATCCGGAAGAAAACTATAAAGCACCAAGGATTGTAAAGGTAAGCACGGGAGATACGCTGCATACCAGCAGTGGGATCATTACAGTAAAAGGATTGAACAATCAGCCGAAGGCGAAAAGCCTGGCATTGGCTCCTGGTGATCTTGCCGTAGGTTTACCATTAGAAGTAGTGGTTAACGGAAAGACGTATAAAACAGAGCCGATCTTCCTGGTCAAAGGAAACAATACTTTTGATTTTGCACGGAACATTGATGAACTGGGATTGAGATTCAGGTTTACCAAAGTGCTCCCTGATCAGCAAAAAGTAGAGCTTCAGGTTTTTGAAAAACCGCAACAGGCAAAAGATTGGGTGGTATTTAAAGCGATTGAGTTTCCTTATATCAATTTATACTGGGCAGGAACGATTGTCATGGTGATTGGATTTTTACTTTCGATCCTGAGAAGACAAAAAGAGGTTAAATCTGTTTAA
- a CDS encoding CcmD family protein: MKKITATFLMFMITMQLFAQGQGSAITDSLYASGKIYVVVACVLVILLGLLLFLFTIEKRLKKIEKKTSAKI, encoded by the coding sequence ATGAAAAAAATTACAGCAACCTTTTTAATGTTCATGATCACGATGCAATTGTTTGCTCAGGGGCAAGGTTCAGCAATTACGGATAGCCTATATGCATCGGGTAAAATATACGTTGTGGTGGCATGTGTACTGGTAATCTTACTGGGCTTGCTTTTGTTTCTATTTACGATAGAAAAAAGATTAAAAAAAATAGAAAAGAAAACTTCGGCTAAAATCTAA
- a CDS encoding cytochrome c maturation protein CcmE: MRKSAIIGLITIAICVGFLISLNADTSSYSTFSEAAKDPREFHVMGYWEKAKGMYYDAQKDANHFAFYMKDEKGLVNKVVYNGTKPQDFERSEKLVLIGKMKDNTFYASKILMKCPSKYNNDLVEVKEDGQVIKYN; the protein is encoded by the coding sequence ATGAGAAAAAGTGCAATTATTGGTTTAATTACAATAGCGATATGTGTGGGGTTCTTAATTAGTCTGAATGCCGACACCAGCAGCTATTCTACTTTCTCCGAAGCTGCAAAGGATCCGCGTGAATTCCATGTGATGGGGTATTGGGAAAAAGCGAAAGGGATGTATTATGATGCACAGAAAGATGCCAATCATTTTGCTTTCTACATGAAAGATGAAAAAGGCCTTGTAAATAAAGTGGTTTACAATGGCACAAAACCTCAGGATTTCGAACGTTCAGAAAAATTAGTTTTAATAGGTAAAATGAAAGATAATACCTTTTATGCTTCAAAAATATTAATGAAATGTCCTTCTAAATACAACAATGATCTTGTAGAGGTGAAAGAGGACGGTCAGGTAATAAAATACAACTAA
- a CDS encoding Glu/Leu/Phe/Val dehydrogenase — MANTANDTNFFADVCKNFDNAAQFTSHPEGLLTQIKACNSVYRFQFPIRRGNGFEVIDAWRVEHSHHMSPTKGGIRYSEMVNEDEVMALAALMTYKCAIVNVPFGGAKGGIKITTKNYTVGELENITRRYTTELIKKNFIGPGIDVPAPDYGSGEREMSWIADTYMTMNPGQLDALGCVTGKPIALHGIRGRKEATGRGVAYAIRECVSVAEDMAKIGFKAGLGDKRVIVQGLGNVGYHSAKFLAEFGATIVGLCEFEGAIYNADGLNIDEVFAHRKLTGSILGFPGATEFKNSMEGLEQPCDILVPAALENQITSDNIRNIKAKIIAEGANGPCTPEAEEIFTEMGGIIIPDMYCNAGGVTVSYFEWLKNLSHVAFGRMENRYAENSNRNLINTLESLTGKSIPAEHRLMIVKGASELELVNSGLEDTMIHSYHEIRETLMTKPGIETLRTAAFVGSIDKIAISYMNLGIWP, encoded by the coding sequence ATGGCTAATACAGCAAACGACACAAATTTTTTCGCAGATGTCTGCAAGAATTTTGACAATGCCGCCCAATTTACTTCCCATCCAGAGGGTCTGTTAACCCAAATTAAAGCTTGTAACAGTGTCTATCGTTTTCAGTTCCCTATCCGTAGAGGAAATGGTTTCGAGGTTATCGATGCATGGCGTGTAGAGCACTCTCATCACATGAGTCCTACCAAAGGTGGTATTCGCTATAGCGAAATGGTTAATGAAGATGAAGTAATGGCTTTGGCGGCTTTAATGACGTACAAGTGTGCTATTGTCAACGTTCCTTTCGGTGGTGCTAAAGGTGGTATTAAAATCACAACCAAAAATTATACGGTTGGCGAGTTGGAAAACATCACCCGTCGTTATACGACAGAATTAATTAAAAAGAATTTTATCGGTCCTGGTATTGACGTTCCTGCTCCTGATTATGGATCAGGTGAACGTGAGATGAGCTGGATCGCTGATACATATATGACCATGAACCCGGGTCAGTTAGATGCTTTGGGTTGTGTAACCGGAAAACCAATTGCCTTACACGGTATCCGTGGACGTAAAGAAGCAACCGGACGTGGGGTGGCTTATGCCATCAGAGAATGCGTTAGTGTAGCAGAAGATATGGCTAAAATTGGCTTTAAAGCTGGTTTGGGTGACAAAAGAGTCATCGTACAAGGATTAGGTAACGTAGGTTACCATTCTGCAAAATTTTTAGCAGAATTCGGTGCAACGATCGTAGGTCTTTGTGAGTTTGAAGGTGCGATCTATAATGCAGATGGTTTAAATATTGATGAGGTGTTTGCACACCGTAAATTAACAGGATCTATCTTAGGTTTTCCGGGTGCTACAGAATTTAAAAATTCTATGGAAGGTCTGGAACAACCATGTGATATCCTTGTTCCTGCTGCTTTGGAAAACCAGATCACTTCAGATAACATCAGAAATATCAAAGCGAAGATCATCGCGGAAGGTGCCAACGGACCATGTACTCCGGAAGCAGAAGAAATCTTCACTGAAATGGGTGGTATCATCATTCCTGATATGTACTGTAATGCAGGTGGTGTAACCGTATCTTACTTTGAGTGGTTGAAAAATCTTTCTCACGTAGCTTTTGGCCGTATGGAAAACCGTTATGCAGAGAACTCTAACAGAAACCTGATCAATACCCTGGAAAGCCTTACCGGTAAAAGTATTCCTGCAGAACACCGCTTAATGATTGTTAAAGGCGCTTCAGAGTTAGAATTGGTGAACTCGGGACTGGAAGATACGATGATCCACTCTTACCATGAGATCAGAGAAACTTTAATGACTAAACCTGGTATTGAAACGTTAAGGACTGCTGCTTTTGTTGGTTCAATCGACAAAATTGCCATTTCTTATATGAACCTTGGTATCTGGCCATAG
- the msrA gene encoding peptide-methionine (S)-S-oxide reductase MsrA → MMQIPKVVFVLLLMFLLACSSGPAAQQLESKNGFAVIGAPKPGEQLATFAGGCFWALQEGMIELKGVHKVISGYSGGTTANPDYAKVMSKTAGHAEAVQVYYDPKIISFEQLCEAFFHAHDPTQVDGQGPDLGTEYRSIAFFRSPEEYRTIRRVIDRLEATIYRNIPVVTELIPFKIIYPAEMEHQDYYKRNLWDSYIRKISRPKVLKLRREMPEFIKTEYLKT, encoded by the coding sequence ATGATGCAGATACCAAAAGTCGTCTTTGTTTTGTTGCTGATGTTCCTGCTGGCCTGCAGTTCAGGTCCGGCTGCACAGCAGCTGGAAAGTAAGAATGGTTTTGCGGTGATCGGAGCTCCGAAACCGGGAGAGCAACTTGCTACCTTTGCCGGTGGTTGTTTCTGGGCATTACAGGAGGGAATGATTGAGTTAAAAGGCGTACACAAAGTGATCAGTGGTTACTCCGGAGGAACAACTGCAAATCCGGATTACGCGAAGGTGATGTCAAAAACTGCAGGACATGCAGAGGCTGTGCAGGTGTATTACGATCCAAAAATCATCTCTTTTGAGCAACTTTGTGAAGCTTTCTTTCATGCACATGACCCCACGCAGGTGGATGGACAAGGGCCTGATCTGGGAACGGAGTATCGTTCCATCGCTTTTTTTCGTTCGCCGGAAGAATATCGGACCATTCGGCGGGTAATTGATCGGCTGGAAGCCACAATTTATCGAAATATTCCGGTGGTTACCGAGTTGATCCCCTTTAAAATCATTTATCCGGCGGAAATGGAACACCAGGATTACTATAAACGTAATTTATGGGATAGCTATATCCGGAAAATCTCCAGGCCAAAAGTGCTAAAACTCCGTAGGGAAATGCCGGAATTCATCAAAACTGAGTACCTGAAAACATAA
- a CDS encoding 2Fe-2S iron-sulfur cluster-binding protein: MSIFKLKINFEEQGKESIELPIAGGESVLDVCHDHGIELQHNCGGVCGCSTCHVYVTKGMDDIQEISDKEEDFIDRAVRPRITSRLGCQCVVISGDIEVTIPDQSEFLGH, translated from the coding sequence ATGAGTATTTTTAAATTAAAGATAAATTTTGAAGAGCAGGGTAAAGAATCAATAGAACTTCCAATAGCTGGAGGGGAATCGGTTCTTGATGTATGCCATGATCACGGAATAGAATTACAACACAACTGCGGGGGAGTATGCGGTTGTAGTACTTGTCATGTATATGTGACTAAAGGAATGGACGATATTCAGGAAATTTCCGATAAGGAAGAAGACTTTATTGACCGCGCAGTTCGCCCGAGGATTACCTCCAGACTGGGTTGCCAGTGTGTAGTGATTAGCGGAGATATCGAAGTAACCATCCCGGATCAATCCGAGTTTTTAGGCCATTAA
- the ccsA gene encoding cytochrome c biogenesis protein CcsA: MYKSWWKILGAVLVTYSTIAGFLIKTPDLPIIRESIRNLYFHVPMWFSMIVLFSTSVFYSVKYLSSSNPQDDIKAVESVNAGVIFGILGLSTGMIWARFAWGQAWSFDVKQNFAAIAILLYFAYLVLRNAIDEEQKRAKISAIYNIFAFPIMVVLLFVLPRMADSLHPGDGGNPGFNAYDLDSRMRMVFYPACLGWILIGCWIYTILYRVRTLEKEHR, from the coding sequence ATGTATAAGAGCTGGTGGAAAATATTAGGAGCAGTGTTGGTGACTTATTCAACAATTGCAGGTTTTTTGATTAAAACACCTGATTTACCTATCATACGCGAAAGCATTAGAAACCTGTACTTTCACGTTCCGATGTGGTTCAGTATGATTGTATTGTTTAGTACTTCGGTTTTTTATAGTGTCAAATACCTGAGCAGCAGTAATCCGCAGGATGACATTAAGGCGGTAGAGAGCGTTAACGCGGGGGTGATCTTTGGTATCTTAGGTCTTTCTACCGGAATGATCTGGGCAAGGTTTGCCTGGGGGCAGGCCTGGAGCTTTGATGTTAAACAGAACTTCGCGGCCATCGCCATTTTGTTGTATTTTGCTTACCTCGTACTTCGCAATGCGATTGATGAAGAACAGAAACGAGCAAAGATTTCTGCGATCTATAACATCTTTGCTTTTCCAATCATGGTCGTGTTGCTTTTTGTGCTTCCAAGAATGGCTGATTCCCTACATCCGGGCGACGGGGGGAACCCTGGTTTTAATGCTTATGATCTGGATAGCCGGATGAGAATGGTTTTTTATCCTGCCTGTCTGGGCTGGATCCTGATCGGGTGTTGGATTTACACCATCCTTTACCGCGTTCGTACCCTTGAAAAAGAACATCGCTAA
- a CDS encoding Rossmann-like and DUF2520 domain-containing protein — MKIVCIGSGNVATHFANAFKAGDAELIQIWSKNQDHAAELALATGAEPISDLKEIDPEADLYLIAVKDDAIPEVVKALFGVKGMVVHTSGATDIRVFPESGMNFGVLYPLQTFSKQKALDFKHVPLCIEAKDQETLDALKSIARMLSPLVYEVNSEKRRILHLSAVFACNFVNHLYALSQEILQKNDLDFEILRPLIMETAVKVQDALPAEVQTGPAIRNDEQTIIKHKELLKDMPELEDIYETLSKSIKKTH; from the coding sequence ATGAAAATTGTTTGTATCGGTTCGGGGAATGTGGCTACACATTTTGCAAATGCTTTTAAAGCAGGAGATGCAGAGTTGATTCAAATCTGGAGTAAAAATCAGGACCATGCGGCCGAATTGGCGCTGGCAACCGGAGCGGAACCGATTTCTGATTTAAAAGAAATTGATCCTGAGGCTGATTTATACCTTATTGCGGTAAAAGACGATGCCATTCCGGAGGTTGTCAAAGCTTTATTCGGTGTGAAAGGAATGGTGGTTCATACTTCCGGGGCGACAGATATCAGGGTATTCCCGGAAAGCGGGATGAACTTTGGGGTTTTATATCCTTTACAAACCTTCTCTAAGCAAAAAGCGCTGGATTTTAAGCATGTGCCACTTTGTATTGAAGCCAAAGACCAGGAAACACTGGATGCTTTAAAATCTATTGCCAGGATGCTGAGTCCGCTGGTGTATGAGGTAAACTCTGAAAAGAGAAGGATTCTGCACCTCTCGGCAGTATTTGCCTGTAACTTTGTAAACCACCTCTATGCTTTAAGCCAGGAGATCCTGCAAAAGAACGACCTTGATTTTGAGATTTTAAGGCCGCTGATTATGGAAACGGCCGTAAAGGTTCAGGATGCTTTGCCGGCCGAGGTACAGACCGGACCCGCTATTCGTAACGACGAACAAACGATTATAAAACATAAAGAATTGTTGAAAGATATGCCTGAATTAGAGGATATCTATGAAACTTTGAGTAAAAGCATTAAAAAAACACATTAA